One Armatimonadota bacterium genomic window carries:
- the ilvE gene encoding branched-chain-amino-acid transaminase, giving the protein MQKLVWLNGVVSPLETAMIPASDHSHLYGDGLFEGIRIYGGKVFKLNEHLDRLYHGIKYLGYKMTITQPELRQIVLDTCRQAEADNGYIRLNVTRGTGLGLDPKNIDTKPNVMVMVNTLALYAPEAYERGLDVVTTSFKTIPPDALDPRLKCIGKYAANILAKQEANSRGAGEGLMLNHQGYIAECTGDNIFLIQGKTIRTPDPSCGLLLGVTRNTVMMLAREAGYTIEEAFLTPFDLYSADEAFLTGTAAEVIPMVTIDGRPIGDGKPGPVTKDLMARFRKHTCEGTEF; this is encoded by the coding sequence ATGCAGAAGCTCGTTTGGCTAAACGGCGTTGTTTCTCCTCTCGAAACCGCGATGATTCCGGCTTCGGACCACTCCCACTTGTACGGAGACGGCCTTTTCGAAGGCATCCGAATCTATGGCGGCAAGGTATTTAAGCTCAATGAGCACCTCGACCGGCTCTACCACGGCATCAAATACCTGGGTTACAAAATGACGATCACCCAACCCGAGCTTCGACAGATCGTTCTAGACACTTGCCGCCAGGCCGAGGCCGACAATGGCTACATCCGACTCAACGTGACGCGCGGAACCGGCCTAGGACTCGACCCCAAGAACATCGACACCAAGCCCAACGTCATGGTGATGGTCAACACCCTCGCTCTCTATGCGCCCGAGGCGTATGAGCGCGGTTTGGACGTCGTGACCACCAGTTTCAAGACGATTCCGCCCGATGCCCTCGACCCACGGCTCAAGTGCATCGGCAAGTACGCGGCCAACATCCTGGCCAAGCAGGAAGCCAATTCCCGCGGCGCGGGCGAAGGTCTGATGCTCAACCATCAGGGCTACATCGCCGAGTGTACAGGCGATAACATCTTCCTCATCCAGGGCAAAACGATCCGCACTCCCGATCCGTCGTGCGGTCTCCTGCTCGGCGTCACCCGCAACACGGTCATGATGCTCGCTCGCGAGGCCGGATACACCATCGAGGAGGCGTTCCTGACGCCGTTCGACCTGTACTCCGCCGACGAGGCGTTCCTGACCGGTACCGCCGCCGAGGTCATCCCCATGGTCACGATCGACGGTCGCCCAATCGGGGACGGCAAGCCCGGACCGGTGACCAAAGACCTGATGGCTCGATTCCGAAAGCACACCTGTGAAGGAACCGAATTCTAA
- a CDS encoding cupin domain-containing protein has translation MPRQTEIYWSWRNVDFSMIGERIKDLRIARGLSVRDLAALAKVDKNTVLRVESGKPVTYKVLHRVCECLNTVPPNLTTGPKAGKEKPIRIHRHDDRKWIITFNMKGSKTGLPDFSLVPDQSDRTYFWEQQYVSGVLQSHDCALAGGRLQAAVLEVFMPMHKGASHAGEEYVYCLRGDVKVTIGTEATVLHTGDSVTFDSSLEHNFAPVDVEDGVLPPQILMVWIEGAASDYSPSELN, from the coding sequence ATGCCCCGACAAACCGAAATCTACTGGTCATGGAGAAACGTCGATTTCTCCATGATCGGCGAACGAATCAAAGACCTTCGAATAGCCCGAGGTCTCAGCGTTCGCGATCTGGCCGCCTTGGCGAAGGTCGATAAGAACACCGTTCTCCGTGTGGAAAGCGGCAAACCCGTCACTTACAAGGTTCTTCATCGCGTATGTGAATGCCTGAACACGGTGCCGCCCAACCTTACGACCGGACCCAAGGCCGGAAAAGAAAAGCCGATCCGAATCCACCGACACGACGATCGAAAGTGGATCATCACCTTCAACATGAAGGGTTCCAAAACTGGCTTGCCCGACTTTTCATTGGTTCCCGACCAATCGGACCGCACCTACTTTTGGGAGCAACAGTACGTATCGGGCGTTCTGCAGTCGCATGACTGCGCCCTGGCTGGTGGCCGCCTTCAAGCAGCCGTCTTGGAAGTGTTCATGCCCATGCACAAGGGCGCTTCCCATGCTGGAGAGGAATACGTTTACTGCTTGCGCGGCGATGTGAAGGTGACTATCGGAACCGAAGCCACGGTCCTTCACACCGGTGACTCCGTCACGTTCGACTCAAGTCTCGAACACAATTTCGCCCCGGTTGACGTCGAGGACGGAGTCTTGCCTCCCCAAATCCTCATGGTCTGGATCGAGGGAGCCGCCTCGGACTACTCGCCGAGCGAACTGAACTAA
- a CDS encoding PEP-CTERM sorting domain-containing protein (PEP-CTERM proteins occur, often in large numbers, in the proteomes of bacteria that also encode an exosortase, a predicted intramembrane cysteine proteinase. The presence of a PEP-CTERM domain at a protein's C-terminus predicts cleavage within the sorting domain, followed by covalent anchoring to some some component of the (usually Gram-negative) cell surface. Many PEP-CTERM proteins exhibit an unusual sequence composition that includes large numbers of potential glycosylation sites. Expression of one such protein has been shown restore the ability of a bacterium to form floc, a type of biofilm.) → MKPTFFGKGGAFLVLSTSLSAAALADPSFTISPISISGANYISATSASSNGLLAGYAGFLNGIPNGPYVGVAGVTTDANAQNPSLTAPIWGGISTQVGQAHLYGINSLGVSVGDSYVRNATNTTTYTHAVVNNGGTLTDIGTLGGISSFAYGINDAGTVVGYSTTGSGSNHAYSYSGGTMTDIGTLSGGTFSQANAINANGTIVGTATTSGTSYQHAFKYQNGVMTDLGLTTGVNTTYGLAVSNNGYVAGYGVDSSFNNRAIADFGSGFQDLGYLYTTSSGARMSMMAKGVNSYGDVVGYTSYTGGARHAFLYQGGTLYDLNNYLPKEYFGWTIWSAESINDEGYIAATVLDSSSAIPHTRAALLKIDTVPEPSSVAGIAFLSLGFLRRRKNSNRSVSVRMD, encoded by the coding sequence ATGAAACCTACTTTCTTTGGCAAGGGCGGAGCCTTCCTCGTGCTATCCACCTCGCTATCCGCGGCCGCTTTGGCCGACCCTTCCTTCACGATCTCGCCGATCTCGATCTCAGGAGCGAACTACATTTCGGCCACATCAGCCAGCAGCAACGGTCTGCTCGCTGGTTATGCAGGATTCCTCAATGGCATTCCAAACGGTCCCTACGTTGGCGTGGCGGGCGTAACCACGGACGCCAACGCCCAAAATCCTTCCCTCACCGCGCCGATCTGGGGCGGAATATCGACCCAAGTCGGACAGGCTCACTTGTATGGAATCAACAGTCTCGGTGTCTCGGTAGGCGACAGCTACGTTCGAAACGCGACGAACACCACGACCTATACTCATGCCGTCGTCAACAACGGCGGAACTCTGACCGATATCGGTACGCTCGGCGGAATATCAAGCTTTGCGTACGGAATAAATGACGCTGGGACCGTCGTCGGCTATTCCACAACTGGTTCCGGCTCCAACCATGCCTACTCGTACTCTGGCGGCACGATGACAGACATCGGCACGCTCTCGGGCGGTACGTTCAGCCAGGCCAACGCAATCAACGCGAACGGAACCATCGTCGGCACGGCAACCACGTCGGGCACTTCCTACCAGCATGCCTTCAAATATCAGAACGGCGTGATGACCGACCTCGGTCTCACAACCGGTGTCAACACCACCTACGGACTCGCGGTTAGCAACAACGGATACGTCGCCGGTTATGGCGTCGATTCTTCGTTCAATAACCGCGCAATCGCCGACTTCGGCTCAGGCTTCCAAGACTTGGGATACCTCTATACAACGTCCTCCGGCGCACGAATGAGCATGATGGCTAAGGGAGTGAATAGCTATGGCGACGTGGTCGGCTACACCTCCTACACGGGCGGAGCACGGCACGCCTTCCTCTACCAAGGCGGAACCCTCTACGATCTCAACAACTACCTGCCCAAGGAATACTTCGGCTGGACGATTTGGAGCGCCGAGAGCATCAACGATGAAGGGTACATTGCCGCCACCGTTCTCGATTCCAGTTCAGCAATCCCCCACACTCGCGCCGCTCTTCTCAAGATCGACACCGTCCCCGAGCCCTCCTCGGTTGCTGGGATTGCCTTCCTCTCGCTTGGGTTCCTGAGAAGAAGGAAGAACTCGAACCGATCTGTTAGCGTTAGAATGGATTAG
- a CDS encoding outer membrane lipoprotein-sorting protein — MMTTTLAAMILGGTQSTNIDSYLPSGLKDITFNVSMTKRNSKELGKIDQSFVQQYSIDSATVRAKEPFKLRMDARSDETTVMTIVNGGSKLISVPALRIKKKSNVSEEPGQRQTLMDFILLTPAAATDFLHPKFVRFDRQSGDPVFDLTFASSLNYPVRHRVWIDKDEHYVTRREWYGTEGQLRATFLFSSPVKVKGIYVPTVMQVLNADNKLAGETKYTNIKVNEGLSDSIFDI, encoded by the coding sequence ATGATGACAACGACACTGGCAGCGATGATTTTGGGAGGCACTCAATCGACGAATATCGATTCCTACCTGCCTTCCGGACTCAAGGACATCACCTTCAATGTTTCGATGACGAAGCGCAACTCCAAAGAACTTGGCAAGATCGATCAATCGTTCGTACAACAGTACTCGATCGACTCGGCCACAGTCAGGGCAAAAGAGCCCTTCAAGCTTCGCATGGACGCACGGTCGGATGAGACGACAGTGATGACCATCGTAAACGGCGGAAGCAAGTTGATCAGCGTTCCCGCCCTTCGCATCAAGAAGAAGTCAAACGTTTCCGAGGAGCCTGGTCAGCGGCAAACGCTGATGGATTTCATCCTTCTGACTCCTGCCGCAGCGACCGATTTCCTCCATCCGAAGTTTGTGCGGTTCGACCGGCAGTCTGGCGACCCGGTGTTCGATCTAACATTCGCGTCGTCGCTGAACTATCCGGTGCGACACCGCGTTTGGATCGACAAAGATGAGCACTACGTGACCCGACGCGAGTGGTACGGAACGGAGGGCCAGCTTCGAGCGACCTTCCTTTTTTCGAGCCCGGTGAAGGTCAAGGGCATCTATGTTCCGACGGTTATGCAGGTACTGAATGCCGACAACAAACTGGCGGGCGAAACCAAGTACACCAATATCAAGGTGAACGAAGGCCTTTCCGACAGCATCTTCGATATCTAA